gagagggagagagaatctcaagtggacttggtgctgaacacagagcctgagatgaggctccatcccaggaccctgaggtcatgacctgagctgaattcaagagtcggacacttaaccgattaTGCCACTCAGATgctcccttaaaaataaaatctttaaaaaaaaaagagaagaaagtctcAATTTCTCAAGTAACAGCATTCCCCGTTATCAAGTCCCTTATACCAAGTGCTGACTTAGCATCCATCAATCCCCAAGTGCTAGAATTCACTAAGAAATAAATTAACTCCTATCAGACTATGGAGATAGAATAATGAATTTCAATTAATACATAAATCTTGTTTGGATCCTGGTTCCTATAGAAAACTAGAAGAGACATTTTGGGGACAGCTGAGAAAATGTGAATATGAGCTATCAGAATTATGGAATTAAGCCAAATATTACTAGATATGATTAGGAGAAGAATATTTAAGGGTTGCATACTACATGTCATGAGGTCTATAATTTGCTGTTAGCTggttgttacacacacacacacacggaaggCAAATATTGCAAAACATTAATAACTACCAATTCTAGGCAATGGGTGCTAACTGTACCACGCTGCCAAGATTTCTGGATATTTgaacttttcatttcaaaaaattgGGCGGGGGGAGCTACATGGCTAAGAAGAAATTTCATTCAGGATTTTCAGCCTCTTCATAATTAAAATCCACATACAGttaacagaatttttattttcgcAATGATTTTTCATCCCAGGAATCCTGATCAGCTAACATTTTTCTACCTATTGCCCCAATAACCACAAGATGTCACTCTTTCCGTGTTCAAATCAAAAGTCTTGCAAGGGAAAAAGCTGTTATCAGTACTTAACGGAAAATGCACTCAACTTTCCAAGTTAATCTGAAAAACTTTAGAACTTTTTACATTTAGGAAATAGAGTTAGATAACTCCTCTCAGTTCAGAAACAATGAAATACAAACTAGACATAAATGTTAaactggaagtttttaaaaatttcagataaGAAAGTTTTATCTGTAGGACTATCACTGTCTCCAAGAAAACAGTCCTACGGTCAGCTACTTCAGTATCCAAATGTCTCAGAATGTTCCAAATAACCCTGGGGTCAAACCACAGAAGCCGGGCCAACTAGCCAGAGCTCAGAACTGCCTCAAGACATGTTTAGGAGGACTCCTGCAGATGACCCACTCTCTCCTGGAACTAGTTCAAACCTCCCACCTCTGCAGCAATAGCACATGAGATCTGGCCCAATGCTGTGTTTGCTGTCAAGGAAATATACACTGTCAGAGCCCAATGGAGCAGTATCATGAACCACAAGATTTAAAAGCTTTAACCAATGTATCCAAAATaatcatttccattctttttgtcCCCACCTAGGTATCATTAAAGTGTATTACAACTTAAAATTTGCTAACATTTGAGGAATCTAAGatacattatttggaaataattccaAATTTACGAAAAGTTGCAAAAACTGGTACAAAAAGCACCCATATACCATTTTCCTCAGATTTGCCTATGTTAACAGTTTACCCACCTGTTTTCATTATTTGCTATCTTGTATCCCTATTTATCAGTCTCTATCTATCTCTGATGTTTTTCTTGAACCCTTTAAGGATATACATCATGGTCCTTTACCTCTagatatattttgtgtgtggttCCTAAGTCATAGGAACAGAAATATAGCATAGATATCAACTTCATAAGTTTATACATATGTTTATCTAGCATCCACTTTTGAACAGTTTTGTCATACCATGCTTTATGGCATTCTCCCTACAGCACTGGACCCAGTCTAGGCACAGGTATTGCATTTAATTGTCATGTCTCCCTAGGCCCTTTTAATCCAGAATTTTCCAGCTTTTATGACATCTTGTGTTTTTAGtaaaacattctttattttttgtctatttcatgTTTCTTTATGATTAACTGAAGTTATGTCTCAGCCAGAATATGGCCCAGCTGATACTGAGTCCAATTCTGTGTGCCTCTGTCACTTACACAATCACTCAGTCCAGTGTTGCCCAATTTTTCCACTGTATAAtttctggttgtttctttttcctcacttGCAACATAATAAATAGTCTGTGGAAAGACATTTTAAGATCACCCGAATTTCTGCTCCTCATCAAACTGTCAACACAGAAATGCTCTGTACTATTCTGGCAACCTTTTTATAAGtctgaaataatgataaaatagtttgaaaaaactTAAAGCAACTTAAAATCAGAGTTTCAATTCTATCAGATCATAAAATCTCCTTGGTAGAGAGGAAaatcagataataaataaaaacctatgcCTTACACATAAGATTATGAAGAactgatttcttttgtctttgtgtgtTTGCAATCACTAGAAGTAAACAATAAATGGCTTTTCCTAAGACCTAGAAAAATATAGTAACAATCAGCTTTTCCGTTAAATAACTTTCCATAAACACGCACAGTTTTAAAGCAATGGTTCCACTTAACAGTTTCTCCTTAGGAACAAGACATAGCAGTCCAAAGACTATCACCTAATGTATGAAACATGCTTTGCCACATGCATATTTCTGCGGGCCACCGTGTGTGCACCAGAGTGCACAGAGTGACCAATTTTCATTCTGTTACTGAATGAGAACTATCCCCACTCGTTAACATGGGaaggacaaaacaaaaaggaatgaaaagttcTCCCATCACTTACTCTCTAAATCAGAAATAATAAGGTTGTCGTGGAGTTTCACAGCTCGGTGTTGTTCTACTTCATCTTCAAGTTCAAAGATGGTTTCTTTCATGTCgctcctttctgtctctttttcttctagcTCTGATCTTAGTTTCTCTAATGTCATATTCAATTCTTCTATTTGTTTCTTAGCTTCTTCTTGGAAGGCTCGGTATTCATCTTCAACCTATATAGAATTGATAGCATGGATTAGAAAAGTTAAGAGCTTCTCTAAGATAAATTCTAGAATGGAAGTATACACTGTTCCAAAGAAAGCCAAACATGAATTCCTAGGTATGAACTAAAACTACCTGTATAATAACTGTTTGAAAGTATGAAAAAGTACTCTACAATAATATAAGATTTTATGCAATACGCGTAAGCATATTTGTTGCTACATCACTGACAAATTATATTAACATGACACTATACTTAACTAGATTATTTACGaggaaattttggaaattttcccTTCTCCAAAGTTTGGACCAAAGGCAAACATTTGGTTAGTAATTAACATCCATTcccaacaacaataaaaagatgtCTGATGTGTGACAGCTtcattaccaaaataaaaatggaaaaaaattctcaaattctcAAATACTGTCATTGCAAAAGTATCAGCTCAAAGTGCCCTCCAACATACATGCTCCAACAAATAATATCACTAAACGTCATCACTAAAAAATTAAGatctaaattatttcaattttgtcCAAAGATATATTAATGTgtcttactttaaaaatcactgcactaaaataggaaataaagtgTAAGATAGAATAATTGGATAACTCATGTAAACAAACACTACACCGGCAATCACACGTGGCACAGACCCTTGGCCGGTGTGCCAGCAACCCCGGGCTCTAGGTTCTGCATAAGTCCTCATTATCATGCTAGGGGTAAAACAAGGGGGCTGGACCCATGACCTCTAAGGTCCTCACCACCAATAAGACCTAGTCCTCTAAGGAACAggagtgggcagcccgggtggctcagcggtttagtgctgccttcagcccaaggcgtgatcctggagacccaggatcaagacccaggatcgaggcccacgttgggctccctgcatggagcctgcttctccctctgcctgtgtctctgcctctctctctctctctgtctgtctctctgtctctcatgaataaataaataatttttttaaaaaaggaacaggaGCCTCTgtactccaaaaatattttaaactcacaACAGAATTCTATTTGAAAAACTATAACCACAGGAAAAGACAGGGTAGACACTGCTGATCCCAAAGACTAAACTGCTAGCTCTATCTTTTCTCTGTCAAAATACATTCGAGATAAGGAGGTAAAATTGCACAACACGATCCCCTGGGCACACCCAGACTAGGAAAAATTCTGTTGTCATTTTTAGTCCCTTCGTCTCAGAGGTAGGAAAACAGTAGTAAAACACAAGTGAGTGAAAGTGAACTATTTTAAGAATACTTTAGActgggggtgccttggtggctcagtttgttaaacgtctgccttcagctcaggtcatgatcccagagtcccaggatcaagccctgcatcaggctccctgctcagcagtgagtctgcttctgaCCTCTAgacctctgcccctcaccccactcgtgctctctttctcaaataaataaaatctaaaaaacaacaacaacaacaacaaaaaaaaaaaacttttgattgtatcccaataaaagaaaaaccattctcgagctttaaaacaaaatcagcaGGATGcgtaggtggctcagcggctaagcgtctgcctttggttcagggcatgatcccggagtcctgggatcgagtcccacatcaggctccctgcgtggagtctgcttctccctctgcctgtgtctctgcctccctctctctcatgaataaataaaaccttcaaaaaaataaaataaaacaaaatctgccTTAAAAAAGTGAATGACACATCACCCAAGCAATACTGGTTTTCAGTAAGCGTGGTGTGTACTGCAGCTGCATAATGTGATCCAGAACATTTTATCTACTTAAACAATACCTTTGCAATGGTGTCTTGCAATCGATTGGCATCATTTCGTGTGTGAGCTAGATCTTCCTGCAGGCTACTAGCCAGAgcctctgctttttctttgtccAGCCTAACACTCTCCAGAAGATCCTGAATATCAGATTTGTCACCAGAGTTATGGATGGAAtacagctctgccactttctgcTTTTCATTCTCCAGCTGGGCCTTTAGGCGATTCATCTCTATCTGATCACTGGCCACTGTGGCTTTATACTCTTCTAATGTGGCTGCCAAGGCTGCTTTACCCTTCTGCTCAGACTCAATAATACGCTCCATATGGTGATTGCGTTCTTTGAGTGCCCCTATCATTTCTTGAGCCTCTTTGTTGTCTTGTTCTGCCATCTTCAAAGTATTGCTTAAATGTTGCTGGACACCAAGAAGCTGCTCTCGTTCAAAACGGGCATTCTCTGCTAGATCCATATAACGTTGCTCTAATTCCATATAGCGTCCGCTTTTCACATCCTCGTCTATGACATAAGAAATGTGATGCTCATCGAGAAGAGAGCGGAAATACTCAATTTGTCGGCTAAAGTGTTCCAACTTATCGCTCTGTTGACATAAAGACTCCATAAGAATAACCTTCTCTTCTCCAAGCCTTTCATTTTCACTATTCAGTTCCTGGGTTATCTGCTGTAAATCAGCTAGCTCTTGCAGAGTTGCCTGAAGTTCCTCACTCGTGCTGTGTTGGTTCTCTTCCATCTGGTGTATCCGTTCTGTCAAGCAAGCGACAGACACTTCGCTCGCATTGCCACTGCTCCCCTTCCGGGAGCGCTCTATGCTCGGAATGCCTTCGGACTCTGAGGACGATGGTGCGTCCAGGGCATCATCGCTCGATGTGAGGGGCTGGTACACCTCACTGCACTCGCTGTCTAGGTTGTCCATAGAGTTACTGTGCTGGTGGTCCATGAGGGTATTTTCATCCTGACTCAAGAGATCCTCCACCGAGCCAGGGGCAGAGCCTTCCACCGAAGAGGTCAGGGTCCCTCCTCCATCACTCTGGTTGCCAGGGGTGATTTCTGGGCTCAGGGACTGATAACCAAAGAGTTTTTCAGAATTGTCTAACCGCTGCTCTAGGGAAAAGCCCAGCGCATTCAACCTGTCCTTTAACATTCTGTTTTCGTTTTTCAGCTGGTTGAGTTCTTCCCGGATGGCAGTATTCTGTTCCTGCAACTGCAGTAAAGTGGACTCGACATCAGTTGGCTGGTGAGCAATGATGGcttctttctcagatttttcaTCACCCTCAGAATGATCCTCATTAATGCCCAGCTGAGCACGCATGTCTCGGAGTTCATTTCTCAAATGTAAGATTTCCACATCTTTGGTTTTTGCCAGTGTGAGAAGATCTTTCACTTTGGCTTCCAAAGCAGCTTTGTCACTGATCTGGTTGTCCGACTTGGACTTGCTCATACGAACGTCGCATTCTGTAGTAGTGCGACTGCGGGAACGCTTGGCCAATGCCACATCATTAGCTCCCTGACCCGCAGAAGGTAGTTTTTTGCTCTGGTTTAGTCGGGTACGCTCACGTAATCTTTCTCTAGTAGAACTGGATTCTTTATTACCTATGGAAGTACTCCGCTTGGTTGAAGAACTTGTGCCTTaatgtttaaaacaaagaatgtaagGCAAAAACATTAGCAAGGAGGCGCACAGGTTATATCAGCGAAAATCTAGAGACCCTCACATGGATTCTGACCCACATTAATCATGCCTTATATTCTGGTTACTGTAAAATTCCATTTCCTCAAGACCAGATCATTCATCTTTTAATTATCAATAAAAAGAAGTTATACACTGAAATGGACACTtcaaagggtgaattttataaaatgtgaatagtatctcaataaattaaaattataattaaaaagttaCACATTAACTCAAATCCTAAACCATGGTTTTAAACAGGTAGCCAGGGACTTAACATTCCAGGGCAAGCTAGACAGATGAAGCAGACGCTAGGATTAACCAGTCAGGTAGCAAATTAACTGTAAATCAGATGGTAAAGAAAGATCAGAGATGAACAATAAGGGAAAGGCAGCCTCCGGACAAACCAAAAATCTAAGCAACCTACAATAAACACAAAAGTATgatcaaaactttttaaaaagtgtgatcAAAATAAGTGCAAAAAGTTCTTCACATCATAGAACGCCACATAATAGTACCAATAACATTAGTTATAATATAGCTACTTAGCATTTACTTTACAAACTCAGATGAACACctcatattcattaatttatagaAGTCTCATTGTTAACATCATGAAGAAACTCACACAGAGATGTTAAATAATTTGTCAACAGCTCACACGTAATAAGTGATTGGGCTAAGATTCAAAAACAGGCAAGGaatctggctccagaatctgCAACTTAAGTAGGTAGTATTTTATGCTGCCTCCCAAAATGTTAGAAAACAATAACGTACTTATGCTAACTAATGATGGCATATTATCAAATATGCTACAGGAACCACTAATACCTGACTACTAAAATTCTAAACCTGTGAAAATTGACATGATCACATGTTTAATACACAAAGAACAAGAATATGCTTACctataaacatttaagaaataattcgctgctttttactttgaaaaataaaatctagaccTAATCAGTAAGAATTCTGTAAGAACCTGCTAGTTCTTTATGTGGCAGGCACCAGGCTACAGAAGTATGAGGAAGCAAAAGATTGATATGGTATAGGAAGATAGCCACTAATTCTGGCAAGGATCAGGTGTAAAGCAGGGGAGGGCATTCTGGCCAGCCACAGGACAGGACGAGGAAGCAGAAGTGAACAAGACACATAGTAAGGAAAAGTAAGGTCACACAATTAATGCAAGCAGCAGGGGAAGTTTTTATGGGGCCCTGAACGCCAAGGGAACTTTAGTGAGTTCcacagtaaatgttcaataaatgttctgGAGCAGGGAAGACATATAGGGAATGgcattttttatgaaaatgaacCCAGAGGCTGCTAAGTGAAACCTCTAAGGAAGAAGAGAGGCCAAGGAGGAAGGGCGTGAGGCAGAGCAGTTAGAGTAAAGGAGGGCCTACATTTGGGGAGTGAGATGGGGATCTCTGCAAGAATAGAGAAGGAATGATAATCTGTAACAGATTTACGCAGTAGAAATAAGATGAGGAGAAACAATTGCAAATGGagaccaaaaaaggaaaagggtgGTATAACCAGAAGTATTCATTCTCTACCCCATTTCTGTAAACAGTACCAAACATCCTTCTTTTCCAAACCAAAACCCATCCTAAGAAGGAAAAGATCTGGGCAAGcctgagagaaaaaaggaaaaagcagccaGTAATGAGGAGAGGGACTGATAACACcccaaaaggaaaggagaggtaaAGGAACAAGAAAGTAAGAGAACATAACAAAGACAAGCTCCTCGTCTGGGATTAGTGTGCCCCCTGGGCAGATGAAGAATGTGAGTTACAGACACATGAACAGGTCTTAGAGAAGTCACGAGGAGTACATAAACGTAGAGCAGATCCACTGAAGAGTTAAGGATGTTTTCAGGAGATGAATTGTGTcctccaaattcatgtgttgaagccataacccccagtacttcagaatgtgactgtatttgggaGTAGAGTGATAACTTAAAGTGGTACCTATATTAACATGGGGTTTGTTACAgtgagccctaatccaatctgactggtatcTTTATAAGGAGAGGAGaccaggacacagacacagagagagggatgaCCAGACAATGAAGAGACAACCAACAAGCCTCTttgaggcctcagaagaaatcaaaccGGCGGACACCTTGATCTCAAACTCCCAGACAGTTTTGGTG
This genomic interval from Vulpes lagopus strain Blue_001 chromosome 14, ASM1834538v1, whole genome shotgun sequence contains the following:
- the SPECC1L gene encoding cytospin-A isoform X1, whose amino-acid sequence is MKKASRSVGSVPKVSGISKTQTVEKTKPENSSSASTGGKVIKTGTTASLSKVCLRVKFLETKSSDDLLAGMAGGVTVTNGVKGKKSTCPSTGSSASAPAMTTVENKSKISTGTSSSTKRSTSIGNKESSSTRERLRERTRLNQSKKLPSAGQGANDVALAKRSRSRTTTECDVRMSKSKSDNQISDKAALEAKVKDLLTLAKTKDVEILHLRNELRDMRAQLGINEDHSEGDEKSEKEAIIAHQPTDVESTLLQLQEQNTAIREELNQLKNENRMLKDRLNALGFSLEQRLDNSEKLFGYQSLSPEITPGNQSDGGGTLTSSVEGSAPGSVEDLLSQDENTLMDHQHSNSMDNLDSECSEVYQPLTSSDDALDAPSSSESEGIPSIERSRKGSSGNASEVSVACLTERIHQMEENQHSTSEELQATLQELADLQQITQELNSENERLGEEKVILMESLCQQSDKLEHFSRQIEYFRSLLDEHHISYVIDEDVKSGRYMELEQRYMDLAENARFEREQLLGVQQHLSNTLKMAEQDNKEAQEMIGALKERNHHMERIIESEQKGKAALAATLEEYKATVASDQIEMNRLKAQLENEKQKVAELYSIHNSGDKSDIQDLLESVRLDKEKAEALASSLQEDLAHTRNDANRLQDTIAKVEDEYRAFQEEAKKQIEELNMTLEKLRSELEEKETERSDMKETIFELEDEVEQHRAVKLHDNLIISDLENTVKKLQDQKHDMEREIKTLHRRLREESAEWRQFQADLQTAVVIANDIKSEAQEEIGDLKRRLHEAQEKNEKLTKELEEIKSRKQEEERGRVYNYMNAVERDLAALRQGMGLSRRSSTSSEPTPTVKTLIKSFDSASQVPNPTAAAIPRTPLSPSPMKTPPAAAVSPMQRHSISGPISTSKPLTALSDKRPNYGEIPVQEHLLRTSSTSRPASLPRVPAMESAKTISVSRRSSEEMKRDISAPEGASPASLMAMGTTSPQLSLSSSPTASVTPTTRSRIREERKDPLSALAREYGGSKRNALLKWCQKKTEGYQNIDITNFSSSWNDGLAFCALLHTYLPAHIPYQELNSQDKRRNFTLAFQAAESVGIKSTLDINEMVRTERPDWQSVMLYVTAIYKYFET
- the SPECC1L gene encoding cytospin-A isoform X2, with protein sequence MKKASRSVGSVPKVSGISKTQTVEKTKPENSSSASTGGKVIKTGTTASLSKTKSSDDLLAGMAGGVTVTNGVKGKKSTCPSTGSSASAPAMTTVENKSKISTGTSSSTKRSTSIGNKESSSTRERLRERTRLNQSKKLPSAGQGANDVALAKRSRSRTTTECDVRMSKSKSDNQISDKAALEAKVKDLLTLAKTKDVEILHLRNELRDMRAQLGINEDHSEGDEKSEKEAIIAHQPTDVESTLLQLQEQNTAIREELNQLKNENRMLKDRLNALGFSLEQRLDNSEKLFGYQSLSPEITPGNQSDGGGTLTSSVEGSAPGSVEDLLSQDENTLMDHQHSNSMDNLDSECSEVYQPLTSSDDALDAPSSSESEGIPSIERSRKGSSGNASEVSVACLTERIHQMEENQHSTSEELQATLQELADLQQITQELNSENERLGEEKVILMESLCQQSDKLEHFSRQIEYFRSLLDEHHISYVIDEDVKSGRYMELEQRYMDLAENARFEREQLLGVQQHLSNTLKMAEQDNKEAQEMIGALKERNHHMERIIESEQKGKAALAATLEEYKATVASDQIEMNRLKAQLENEKQKVAELYSIHNSGDKSDIQDLLESVRLDKEKAEALASSLQEDLAHTRNDANRLQDTIAKVEDEYRAFQEEAKKQIEELNMTLEKLRSELEEKETERSDMKETIFELEDEVEQHRAVKLHDNLIISDLENTVKKLQDQKHDMEREIKTLHRRLREESAEWRQFQADLQTAVVIANDIKSEAQEEIGDLKRRLHEAQEKNEKLTKELEEIKSRKQEEERGRVYNYMNAVERDLAALRQGMGLSRRSSTSSEPTPTVKTLIKSFDSASQVPNPTAAAIPRTPLSPSPMKTPPAAAVSPMQRHSISGPISTSKPLTALSDKRPNYGEIPVQEHLLRTSSTSRPASLPRVPAMESAKTISVSRRSSEEMKRDISAPEGASPASLMAMGTTSPQLSLSSSPTASVTPTTRSRIREERKDPLSALAREYGGSKRNALLKWCQKKTEGYQNIDITNFSSSWNDGLAFCALLHTYLPAHIPYQELNSQDKRRNFTLAFQAAESVGIKSTLDINEMVRTERPDWQSVMLYVTAIYKYFET
- the SPECC1L gene encoding cytospin-A isoform X3; its protein translation is MAGGVTVTNGVKGKKSTCPSTGSSASAPAMTTVENKSKISTGTSSSTKRSTSIGNKESSSTRERLRERTRLNQSKKLPSAGQGANDVALAKRSRSRTTTECDVRMSKSKSDNQISDKAALEAKVKDLLTLAKTKDVEILHLRNELRDMRAQLGINEDHSEGDEKSEKEAIIAHQPTDVESTLLQLQEQNTAIREELNQLKNENRMLKDRLNALGFSLEQRLDNSEKLFGYQSLSPEITPGNQSDGGGTLTSSVEGSAPGSVEDLLSQDENTLMDHQHSNSMDNLDSECSEVYQPLTSSDDALDAPSSSESEGIPSIERSRKGSSGNASEVSVACLTERIHQMEENQHSTSEELQATLQELADLQQITQELNSENERLGEEKVILMESLCQQSDKLEHFSRQIEYFRSLLDEHHISYVIDEDVKSGRYMELEQRYMDLAENARFEREQLLGVQQHLSNTLKMAEQDNKEAQEMIGALKERNHHMERIIESEQKGKAALAATLEEYKATVASDQIEMNRLKAQLENEKQKVAELYSIHNSGDKSDIQDLLESVRLDKEKAEALASSLQEDLAHTRNDANRLQDTIAKVEDEYRAFQEEAKKQIEELNMTLEKLRSELEEKETERSDMKETIFELEDEVEQHRAVKLHDNLIISDLENTVKKLQDQKHDMEREIKTLHRRLREESAEWRQFQADLQTAVVIANDIKSEAQEEIGDLKRRLHEAQEKNEKLTKELEEIKSRKQEEERGRVYNYMNAVERDLAALRQGMGLSRRSSTSSEPTPTVKTLIKSFDSASQVPNPTAAAIPRTPLSPSPMKTPPAAAVSPMQRHSISGPISTSKPLTALSDKRPNYGEIPVQEHLLRTSSTSRPASLPRVPAMESAKTISVSRRSSEEMKRDISAPEGASPASLMAMGTTSPQLSLSSSPTASVTPTTRSRIREERKDPLSALAREYGGSKRNALLKWCQKKTEGYQNIDITNFSSSWNDGLAFCALLHTYLPAHIPYQELNSQDKRRNFTLAFQAAESVGIKSTLDINEMVRTERPDWQSVMLYVTAIYKYFET